The DNA sequence TTCTTATGGTGAAGTGTTTCCACCCGGCTATAACTTGTACCGAAAAGACAGGAGTAATGGCCATGGAGGAGTCCTGTTGGCTGTCCATAGTAGTCTAAACAGCCACCAGATTGATATTAGAACTGACGCTGAATTTGTTGCTGCAAAAATCATCAACAGGAATCAGCCAATTGTCATTGGTGCTTTGTACCGCACACCTGACAGCAACCAGGACAAGATGATGAATGAACTCAATCGCACTATCCTTGATCTTTGTCAGTCCAACTCTGGTGCTGCAATATGGATTTCCGGTGATATAAACTTACCCGACATTGACTGGGCTACCAACCACATCATCTCCCACCAGTATCCTGTGGCCCTCAATGAATCCTTCTTGCAAACTATGGAGTCGGCAGGTCTTGAACAACTTGTAGATTTTCCAACTCGCGGTGATAACACGTTAGACATTGTGTTAACCAACAGACCAAGTCTTGTTAATAGATGTGAAGGTGCTCCTGGCCTTATCGACCACGACATTGTCTTTACGGATATGAATGTCAGAGCCTACAGACGCAAACCAGTGCGTCGTAAAATCTTCCTGTGGAAAAGGGCTGACTGGGATGTTATCCGCCACAGAGTTAAGTCCTGGTCTGATAACTTCACCGCAATTAATTCTACATCCACCCCTGTGGAGCAACTTGCTGAAGACCTGCAATCCGAATTGACCAAGTTGCTTGCAGAATGTGTGcctaccaaaatttaagaaaGCCAGATACACCAAGAAAGATCGTGATTGGATGCGCtacaagactctgaaaaaggagTCTCCGAAGACCTGTCGTCAAGCGCACAACAAATATGTGTTTGATGTTATCAACAGTGACCCAGGTGGAAACAAGAAACTTGGAGCCCTTGTAAAATCTAGGCGCTGTGACCAACTGGGAGTGGCTCCTTTGAAAGAGAATGGTATCATGCATTGTGATCCTAAGCAGAAAGCCAACTTGCTCAACAGGCAGTTCAGCTCTGTGTTTGTCAGTGACAACGATGATGTGACTCTACCAGATATGGGAAACAGCCCTCACACATCAGCTAACAACGTCACGGTTGATTGCAATGGTGTCACTAAGCTGCTTCGCAACATCAAACCTCATAAGGCCACCGGCCCAGATGGGATACCAGCTCGTCTACTAAAAGAGACCGCGGAAGAGGTTGCACCTGCAGTTACACTCTTGTTCCAGGCATCACTTGATCAAGGGGTAGTTCCCTCTGAGTGGAAGAAAGCCTCAATTGTGCCCATCTTCAAGAAAGGAAGCCGTTCAACTGCTTCAAACTACAGGCCAATTTCACTCACATCAATCCTCAGCAAGCTTTTGGAGCACATCGTGCACTGCCATTTCATCCGCCATCTGTCTGACTATAACATTCTCACCGACGCCCAGCATGGTTTTAGGAAACGGAGGTCATGCGAGTCTCAGTTAATCGTCACAATTAATGATCTTGCGAAGAGCCTGGATGACAAGTCACAGATAGACCTGATCCTGCTTGACTACGCCAAAGCCTTCGACAAGGTCTCCCATCGCCATCTACTCCTGAAGGCCGAATACTACGGTATACGGGGGACCCTGTTAGAGTGGACAAGAGACTTCCTGAGTGAACGCACACAACAAGTCCTGCTTGAAGGCCAGACAAGTTCAACGTCCAAAGTAACATCCGGTGTGCCACAGGGCAGTGTGCTCGGCCCTCTgctgtttttgatatttattaaTGACATGCTAGAGTGTGCTACCAGGTCTACTACCAGACTCTTTGCCGACGATAGTGTTTTGTACAAACGCATCTCAACACCCACTGACAGCAAACATCTTCAGGAGGATCTTGACTCCTTAGTCAAGTGGGAAACCCGCTGGTTGATGCAGTTCAATGCTTCTAAGTGTCAGGTGTTAAGAATCACCAATAAGCGGAAACCAGTCCTGGCTTCGTACACCATCCATGGCCACGAGTTGGAGCTTGTTGACTCTGCGAAGTATCTTGGAGTCCACCTTGACTCGAAGCTGAACTTCAACATGCATGTTGACACTGTGGCAAAGAAAGCCAATTCCATCAGAGCCTTCCTTAGCAGAAACATCGGCCACTGTGGACACAAGATCAAAGAGACCAGCTACAAAACCTTCATTCGCCCAATAGTTGAGTACGCCGCCACATCCTGGGACCCTCATACTCAACGCAACATCAGAAAGATTGAGCAGGTTCAAAGAAGTTGTGCTAGGTTTGTCACAGGTGACTATGATCGCTCCAGCAGTGTGTCAGCCATGGTTCAAGATCTCCAATGGCCCACCTTGGCTACCAGACGTCTCCAAAGCAGACTGGAGATGATGTATCGCATACGGTTTGACCTCATCGACATCAGGTGGTCCCAGTACATGACTCCACTAGCTTCAATCACCAGAGGCCATGGTTCCCGCTTTCAATATCCGCGGTGTAGTTCGACAGCTTACTTAAACTCATACTTTCCACGCACCATCCGTGACTGGAACAGCCTGTCAACAGACCCAGCTGCATCCTGTACCCTCAACGCCTTCAAGCCTGCGTTGAGGGCCTGCTGGCAGTAATCATCTTGCTACCAGTTTTTACTCGCACCTGTTTATTTTGcgcacaatttgttttgtttatgtcaTGCTTGTACCACGCATGACCACCCTCGCAGTGCGTTTGATACTCATCCATATGAGGACTGCACAAccatggaagaagaagaagaagaaaaaagaaagaaagaaagaaagaaagaataaaagaacgAACGAATTAAATAAATAGCAGGCCGTCTTGTCAGTGAATGTAGTGATattaaaacatgataaaaacaatATCGTGAAATAATCCAACAATTCACTCCATGTGTTAAAACATGTATATTACTCGATTATTTACTAGGCATGGCTTTTTAATACACTTTTTAATTAGGCAATACACTTTTTAATTGGGCATGTCCGTCCACATAGTAACGTCATAACATTCGTGACACTACAAGGTTAGTTAATTAAATGACATTTGCGGAATTTTACCGTATCTCGTATTAACATAATTAGAAGTCCTTcggctttaccatgtttacgagcAAAAATACTTTTCAGCTGCGAATCAGGGGTTTAGCGGCACAAGTGTATCATTATCGAGCAAAACTGTGGTTTTGCTGCCCATTCTTGGGTTTAGCGACGAAACCTGGGTTTAGCGGCACAAGTGTATCATTTAGCGCGCCAAACCGTGGTATTGCTACCCATTCCTTGGTTTGggggagcaaaacccaagaattggTCGCTATACCTGGGTTTCAACAgcccattcttgggttttgctggCTATTCCTAAGAATGGGCTTCAAAACTCTAGATTTGCACAAGATTCGGGGGCTATACCCTGGTTTTGcgggctattcctaggaatgggcttCCAAACCTTAGAATAGCTACCCGGATTTGAGTTTTGCCTGGCTAAACCCAAGATTCGGCAGCTATACCATAGTATTGCTGCCCATTCTTAGAATGACAGCAAAACCCTAGAATACctacccgatttgagttttggtgagctattccttagtttggggagcaaaacccaagtatgggctggcgaaacccgggtatagcgaccgattcttgggttttgctcgaAATGATACACTTATGCTTCCATAAACGCCGTCCCCCAAAGCGCCTGGACTTAAATTTGTCTTGAAACTGTAGAACTAGTTTTATGGATCACGATCTTGGACTTGAATTGGATCATGGAACTATTAAATACAAAGGTCGATATGTTAAAAGAAATGTGCTTTTTATCATTATGCTTATGGTGAGAAGTCTTATCCCCCCCCCATATTTAGATATTTTGGCTTTATTGTACTTTTTTAGTTGCCACCCTTGAAAGTTACCTTGCCCCCTCCTTTGCCCACCTTCTgaaaaaagtgcttgctacgccactgctccaTTCTTAATTCAAACTAAAATATAGTTCACGTCCTACTTCATATCATTCACAATTGCTTTACCACcttccccggggggggcacttcaatatgaaatggatataggtgtagggctggtactttcgcagtaagggggtCATTgtgtgagagcatgatttttggcattcggtgagagcaaaatgtaacaaatattgggtctttgggtgagaacatgacaaaAAAAGCGTCAAAAAACCACGAAATCGATTGAAAAGTAAGGGTcgttgggtgacagatcaaatggaaaaataaggggtctttgggtgagagcgacgctgaaaaagggggtcttaacagccctacatacgcgtcacctccaaagtgagaGTGCCCCCCCGGCCACCTCCTAGCTGTGAGcttgtcctttttaaggactattcttgtttggcttactgtatattgttCATTATACATATGACCTTAACCTATTCAATTTTGTACAAATGACTGtcccagtgtcgaggagctgAAAATAACCCTTTGCCGGCACCTGCACCAGTAGGTGCAGAAGCTGGATTTTTCCCTCATGGATTTATCTATGTGGGGTGCTCCAACCTACTCATCTCTAACTTTAATCTCTCACTCTTTCTATAATCTTTTCTTGATATAAATTTTACGTTTCACAATCCAGTTAGCAAGGATAGGTGAGTCAAACTATATAGTTGGCTTGGTAGGATGGTTTAACATCAGGTTCTGTCTAGGACAATGGGTTTTGTCCTTAGTATAGGGCATAGTGCCTGATCCCAGTAGCGATTACCGACTGTAACGTCATTCTGATCGGTGGTACAGGATATAGATCCCCAGTTTGATGGTGAAGGCGAGCGCCACATGGGCACCTTCTCGTGTGTCATCCCCTGTACATCGGGTTCAGTTATACTGTTTATAGTTGCAGGAAGTGTGGACGCTAACTGATGGTATTGTGCCTTTcattgtttctctttctccctaaTCATAGAGTAAAAGTAGGTTGTTTTAACATCTTGGATGTAAATAACATCTTGCAATCAGAGTGTGGTAACCATATTAACCTCTACTGACAACACGCACCCTGCCAGCGCGTCAGTTTAAGGCAGTATGTGGAGTTCCTAACCCATCAGACATCCAAGAGCGGATAAGAAGATGTATCTTCCAACGGTCAATAGGATGGTGCTGAACAGGTCATCATAGGTCATCCTTCCATCACTGGCTAACTTGTTCCACAACCAGAGGCAAGCTACACTATATTTGTAGTTATTGGCTGCTGGATATCCGGAAACAAGCTGAatcagggctgatcacccgtgaAGCTGCTAGGACTGGACTAAAATAATTCCTGGTAAACTATtcgattacgaaaactacaagaaAACCTCGAAAACAACAGAAGGCAAATGGGTGGTAGTCTATGACTGACTCTATAAcagaccagcgggaactcggcacaccaacacgaactgttggccctgattctTGTCGCTTTTGTGCCTTCAAACCTCTCACAATATCTATATACAATGTACGCACTCTATTTAAACAAGGGAAAACCCATCAACTTTTTATGGGCTGTGCATATATGCTGGTGTCGACATCATTGGGATACAAGAACATAGGCTTATTACCCCTAATCCAACAGAAgaactttggtcagatggaaGAAACTGGGTAATGGTGTATGGATCTGCCATCCAACAGAGGCAAGGCGGTGTTGGTatacttatgtccaaattcatctACAAATGCCTGCAGAGGGTGGAAGTCATCACTGAGAGAATTCTATATGCAACATTTCTTGGAAATCCTCAGGTAAGCATCACCATCGTATATGCTCCTACTGAATGTTCATCATCTGCAGCAAAGGCAAACTTCTATACCTGGACCAAAAGAAACATACTATCCATATAGTTCTTGGGGACTTTAATGCCAGACTTGAAATCGATAGCCATGCTACTCACCCCCTGATTGTTGGTAGGTACTGTTTCTCCACATGCACAAATGACAATGGTGAACGGCTAGTGAAATAGTTTCAGGAATACAACCTTCGACGTGCACAACCAAGATTCCCTCATCCACGTTGTCACCAGTGGACTTGGAAGCACCCAGGTGGAACAAAACATCAACTGGACCACATATTGATTAACTGCAAGTGGGTCCATTCTCTTTGGAACTGCCGTGCCTACAATATTCACTAGCTTGAGTACAAGCAATGGAAAGCTTGAGAACAATCAATGGAAAGCCATGCAAGAGACCCAATTTCAATTGGAGGAAGTTGCAGGATCCAGGCGCAAGAGAAGAGTTTCAACTAGAGCTATCAAATGGATTCCAAGCACTGAGCATGATTGAATTCGATTCCATAAACATCATAGAAAGATATGAGTCCTTTGAAACAACGGTAAGAGAACTTGCAGAGAAAGTGGTAGgtgctctctaaatgtaaaagagtgaaaacctcgcttcccaaaagagtgattcacttataaaaccactaaaAAAAGAGCGAAacccactctaaaagagtgaatttcaactcgttcaaggaggtGAATGAAAGACAATACGTTTTCTGAGTAAGAAAAATCCCTGTGGCCTGCCAAGCTGGATATCTGATGAGACCATCAACCTGAAAATCGAGGGGGATAAGGCTAAGAAGAAATTTACTCTAAGCAAATCCCCAAAATCAAGAGAAAGATGGAGATGATTGAATAGCAGTCTCAATAAAGTTGATGAGGCTGCTGCACTCAATAAACAGATGGATGAGCTGAGCAGCTGATGAGACTGGGAACTATACAACTACTTGGCACATTATCCACACACTCTCCGGAAAGAACTCCAAGCGAAATGTGAAAGTCAAACAGAgagttatctcaaggacaatattgttcaaggttgcgccgcaggcttacaaagagacaatattgtgcaggttgcgccgcaggcttacaaagaaacaatagcaatcaagcttaaactttaaattagcacccgatagagggcagggcctgaagaatgagggaaatgatggggtaaatatttaacggaataaactgcataatcatattatttagatttattccgttaaaaatcttattttaacttgtcaaattactagtttttatattctatggtgtcaaatatttaatatgtgatcctgtcttctggagtacaagagtatactctcacatgatacttaatatgtgatcctaatacagtatctcatattagttttcatgttctcctacccactatgggtgcccCACCAGCGCAAGAAGATCTCCCCATCTGTGCCGACCCTCTACTCGTGTAGAGACCATTAAGGCAATTTCCCTCTTGAAAACCAACAAAGCAGCAGCTTTAGATTGTGCCATTACAGCCGAGGCCCTTCAGGGAGGTGGTGATCAAATGGTTGACGTCAATCATGCTTTCTGTTCATAAGTTTACACTACATTATCTCCACCACGCCAATGGATCACCCGTTGTTATTATACCATTGCCAAAGAAAGGTGGCCTTTCTTTGATGACCAAATATAGAGGCATATCACTCATGTCCACAGCTGCTAAAGTCTACAACAAGATCCTTTTAAACCGAATCTGGCCTCACGTAGACCCCttgctgagaagcaaccaggctggtttCAGACCAGGACGCAGCTGTGCACAGAAGATTCATATACTGAGAAGAATTATGGAAGGCTTTAAGGAATACCAGCTCCCCTTGACAGTTACCTTCgttgacttcaagaaagccttcGATTCCATCAACAGAACAGTAATGTTCTCAATATTGCGTCACTATGGCATTCCAAGCGCTTTGGTCAGTGGCATAAAGGTACTTTACAGTCACTCCAGTAGTGCAGTTCTGGTTGACGGAGGCATCTCTGAACCCTTCGATGTAACAACATGAGTCCTGCAAGGCGATGTACAGTATTATTATGTTTcggtgaatagattcatcaggtttgtacatcaaatcaaattagtaattttgcttgccaaaaccaataagtttttacttactaatatttcgtccatctcgtcggaggacttccctggttaaaaacaagtacaaaaaaaagtactgtactttgaatgtacttttaaaaaatgtacttttttggaacgcgaaataagtacatttaaagtataaaaaaagtataagaaaagaaaagtacagtaaaagtataaacagaccaaaagtacataaaagtatactttttagccataggaaaagtatactttatttggctgtgtgaaaagtatacttttaatactttaaatgtacttatttcgtgttccaaaaagtacatttttaaagtacataaaaagtacaaaaaaatataattagCAATAAGAAAAGGATACTCTATTAGgccatgtgaaaagtatactttatttggccatgtgaaaagtatacttttcacaagacttttcacatggccaaataaagtatacttttcaaatggccaaataaagtatacttttcacatggccaaataaagtataccaTGCTCTACAtatggcttaataaattataCTTAACATAtgattaaatttgaaaattttcttgTTGTAAGAAAGTATAAAAAGAATATTTTTAACTACCATGGTTGCTTTCTTGTCCAGGTAACACCACACATGTCAAGTTCAAATGCCTTAATTGTCCCTTCCTCCGGGGCACATTATTGCAACACCTCAACAACAAATGTACAATAATACAAACAATATTATAATAATCAATACAAAATCAGATCAATGTTGAATAGTTCATGCATCAAGCCTGGGCATAGgcattttggaacaaatgtgtttacaagttatttgctttgaaattacACAATTATGTTCTTGGTAGAGCGAACTAAAAATAGCAGGTTGTTCCAAATTtgtgcagctgaaacatgaaatAATCTGTTGCCCCACTGGTTTCTGGCAACTagctgtttcttgaagaagtcgTTGTGTAGCAGAACGGAGATTACAAGCTGGTGATACAGTTCTGGACCTGATATATACAAAGTCTTGTAGACAACAAATTTCTCTGTTCAAAAGTAGCTAATGCAGGTCATGTAAAAACAGGTGTAATGTGGTTTCATATGTAGACCTATATGTTCATGCATGCCACTGGCAGCACTTTATACAATGTTTCGAATTATCTGTATAGTCTGTGCAGTTGAGTCTTGGATGCCATGCAACAGAGTTGCCAATGTCtatcattgaggttattgaattccCCAAACATAGCACATTATACCATTGACCATATGGGTACGGAGAATTCGGCAGTGTTGTATGTTGACTGCATGGGCACTCATGAATGAAGCTGAATGAGCGTGTAAGCTTACCCAATTATCAGCATTATATGGCATTTCTtggtgtacaaaatattttaaacaataacaaATACATAGTACCTTCTTTTGTGTCCATTGAATGCAATCAGAAATCCAAGTCATagcataattatatccatgtaaaatccacaaaATGAGAGCTCCCATCTTAATATGCCATGTCAAAAACAGCTCCAAACTGAATGGCAGTTATTTTTCAAATCCACAACAATATTGTCATGTGACAATTTGCATATCAGGTCAAATGCTAATccaagaaaagtacaaattaagtacactaaaaagtatattaaaagtacAGTTGGTGACCTCCTAAATGTTTAAGTCccagaaaagtacaaattaagtacaaTGGTGCTTTTGAAAAAATGTCTGAGTCTGAAAAAGTCCATTTTAAGTACATTTCATGAGGTCcaaaaaagttaaagtccaagaaaagtacaaattaagtacagaaaagtacaaataaagtactTGTTGATGGGCAAAATCTTTGGAGTCaaagaaaagtacaaataaagtatagaaaaagtataataaaagtacaaaaaatttTAACAAAGGGGAGAAAAAGTACATTCAAAgtatactttaattgtacttttcactcgaaaagtacaataaaagtacaaaaaagtacacataaagtatactttatttgtacttatttttaaccagggttcatcagatgtgagcatctgatccactttcccgggaaactggcttccggttttgagtagtcttacttccagtcttcaaaagtgggtcaaatacgtgacttaggaaataagtgccctcctctctgttcatggtctttgtccccctttctgatctccatcgcttctcgtacttctctagACTTTCTGACATGTTCCTTG is a window from the Amphiura filiformis chromosome 12, Afil_fr2py, whole genome shotgun sequence genome containing:
- the LOC140166961 gene encoding uncharacterized protein; translation: MCKLTYSPNLIIRSGDIEPNPGPRTPKCPCGECKKACTSYKGANASILCDSCNLWFHSDCVGLSDPVFEVLAGNDSPWECYKCGCANISPGIFDSFTVGESDSSDSFARSSCSSTSSCQPGSPMAKSSPSKPTNSPTANVNNLRTLEVNFQSVFAKRVEFWSLIEATKPDIIFGCETWLKPSISYGEVFPPGYNLYRKDRSNGHGGVLLAVHSSLNSHQIDIRTDAEFVAAKIINRNQPIVIGALYRTPDSNQDKMMNELNRTILDLCQSNSGAAIWISGDINLPDIDWATNHIISHQYPVALNESFLQTMESAGLEQLVDFPTRGDNTLDIVLTNRPSLVNRCEGAPGLIDHDIVFTDMNVRAYRRKPVRRKIFLWKRADWDVIRHRVKSWSDNFTAINSTSTPVEQLAEDLQSELTKLLAECVPTKI